In Romboutsia lituseburensis, a genomic segment contains:
- a CDS encoding CehA/McbA family metallohydrolase, whose amino-acid sequence MSFRRFFTILSTLMIGIVVYNFFFNYASIKNIKEKSIESISEDVDSPSIEYTFPSKCQEYIISKPTIKIGYFDKSNIDLSSIKLFVNYEDVTKESNITENEISYTPNTKFRRGTQIIKLELSDSSVNKNKSCFEWYFVVGTPVYSHYRGLLHSHTSASDGHGSYSDAYYLARDKANLNFFAITEHSNLLDNNLACDINDGSKSKKWNELLQFREKFNSNGNFVALNGFEMTYPHNVENPIGHINIFNSNGFTCAESPDMTLENFYKLIYNQDDLIGQFNHPCKKFGTFNNLKYSPYGDSVISLIEVGNGYNKDMIKNIISLDMYQLALDNGWHLAPTCNQDNHRVDFGISNEFRTVILATDLTKDSLYDALKNMRVYATQDKNLKIDYTINDLPMGSTINKSSKLRFCISAIDTDIKDSIEKIQIVSNKGEIIKEKCFNSNLAKLDFNIKAVPNKYYYIKVLQKYNKISVTAPIWIE is encoded by the coding sequence ATGTCATTTAGAAGATTTTTTACTATTTTAAGCACCTTAATGATAGGAATTGTTGTGTATAATTTTTTCTTTAACTATGCAAGCATTAAAAACATTAAAGAAAAATCTATAGAGTCTATATCAGAAGATGTTGATTCTCCGTCTATAGAGTATACTTTTCCATCAAAGTGTCAGGAGTATATTATTTCTAAACCTACTATAAAAATTGGGTACTTTGATAAAAGTAATATAGATTTATCTTCGATTAAATTATTTGTTAATTATGAAGATGTTACTAAAGAGTCTAATATAACCGAAAATGAAATTTCATATACTCCCAATACAAAGTTTAGAAGAGGCACTCAAATAATTAAGCTTGAACTATCTGATTCATCAGTTAATAAAAATAAAAGCTGCTTTGAATGGTATTTTGTTGTTGGTACTCCTGTTTATAGCCATTATAGAGGATTACTTCATTCTCATACTAGTGCAAGTGATGGTCATGGTAGTTATAGTGATGCCTACTATTTAGCTCGTGATAAAGCTAATTTAAATTTTTTCGCTATAACTGAACATTCAAATTTATTAGATAATAACTTAGCATGCGATATTAATGATGGATCTAAATCTAAAAAATGGAATGAACTCTTACAATTTAGAGAAAAGTTTAATTCTAATGGAAATTTTGTAGCTTTAAACGGATTTGAAATGACTTATCCTCATAATGTAGAAAATCCTATAGGTCATATTAATATTTTTAACTCTAATGGATTTACATGTGCAGAAAGTCCTGACATGACATTAGAAAATTTTTATAAATTAATCTATAATCAAGATGATTTGATAGGACAATTTAATCATCCTTGTAAAAAATTTGGTACATTTAATAATTTAAAATACTCACCTTATGGTGATTCTGTTATTTCTTTGATTGAGGTTGGAAATGGCTATAATAAAGATATGATTAAAAATATAATTTCATTGGATATGTATCAACTAGCTCTAGATAATGGATGGCATTTAGCACCAACATGTAATCAAGATAATCATAGAGTCGATTTTGGTATTTCTAATGAATTTAGAACAGTTATCCTAGCAACTGATTTAACTAAAGATTCACTATATGATGCACTAAAAAATATGAGGGTTTATGCTACACAAGATAAAAATCTAAAAATAGATTATACTATAAATGATTTACCTATGGGATCTACAATAAACAAGTCTTCAAAACTTAGATTTTGTATAAGCGCTATAGACACTGATATAAAGGATAGTATTGAAAAAATACAAATTGTTAGTAATAAAGGTGAGATTATTAAAGAAAAATGTTTTAATTCAAACCTAGCTAAATTAGATTTCAATATAAAAGCTGTACCAAATAAATATTACTATATAAAGGTACTTCAAAAATACAATAAAATATCAGTTACTGCACCTATATGGATTGAATAA
- a CDS encoding DMT family transporter encodes MNNLGAVLFAILAGSSTALEAFINGELGKNTTALIATFISLVVGAVFFLISILATGDLKTLVNINEINPKLLLGGILGGLVIYFTVRAIPNLGVSNTLTLIVVSQMLLSFFIDSFVLGQGTMHLYKYIGAALLVIGTFFILN; translated from the coding sequence ATGAACAATTTAGGAGCTGTTTTATTTGCGATATTAGCAGGTAGTTCTACAGCATTAGAGGCATTTATAAATGGAGAGTTAGGTAAAAATACTACAGCACTAATTGCTACCTTTATTAGTTTAGTAGTAGGGGCTGTGTTCTTTTTAATAAGCATTCTAGCAACAGGCGATTTAAAAACATTAGTAAATATAAATGAAATAAATCCTAAACTGCTTTTAGGAGGCATTTTAGGTGGTCTTGTAATTTACTTTACTGTTAGAGCTATACCTAATTTAGGAGTTTCAAATACATTAACTTTAATAGTTGTATCTCAAATGTTATTAAGCTTTTTTATAGATAGCTTTGTTTTAGGACAAGGAACGATGCATTTATATAAGTATATAGGGGCAGCACTTTTGGTTATAGGAACATTTTTTATATTAAATTAA
- a CDS encoding calcium-translocating P-type ATPase, PMCA-type, protein MYYKQKYIESIQNLNSDLKGLSTEEVKKRLEQNGYNELKETKKVPTWKLFLESFKDPLIIILLIAAIVQIFLGEVVESIIILIVIILNSVLGVTQTKKAEGSLESLKKLSAPQAKVIRNNHKLSIPARELVVGDIVLLEAGDYIPADGRIIEAQTLKIVEGMLTGESEPVLKHNEKIDEDVGIGDQRNMVFSGSLVVYGRGSFIVTSTGMNTEMGKVAGLLETAENKQTPLQEKLDEFGKKLGIAIVGIAVLIFIIQVVRGFIGGAAVDRSKVIIDSFMFAIAVAVAAIPEALSSIVTIVLSVGTNAMAKKQAIVRKLPAVETLGSTSVICTDKTGTLTQNKMTVVDFYMYETSKDDMDPNNINYSYHSKTLTIASAICNDSNINNEGKEIGDPTEVALIKFANKQNLDYKKLREKYDRLSEIPFDSDRKLMSTVNVIHGDSYMFTKGAPDVVFGRCKYALVDGDTVEVNDTILNAYKSMNEEFSNRALRVLAFAIKDVEDENFVPALEDEVDMTLVGLMAMIDPPREEVFDAVKEAKSAGIKTVMITGDHKTTAAAIAKDIGIMETDDIALTGQELDALTEKELDEKLEHISVYARVSPENKIRIVKAWQNKGKITAMTGDGVNDAPALKQANIGIGMGSGTDVAKDASAMILVDDNFATIVNAVEVGRTVYKNIKKSITYLFAGNFAGILAILFAVFANWANPFTTLQLLFINLITDSLPAIALGFENPEKNIMSKEPRDPNESILAGGTIQAVAFRGVTIAILVILAQYIGMKISPEVGTAMAFSTITLARILQTLPARSNEYTLIELGAFSNMYVIYAVLTCLLIFSLTLLPFLRDIFSIPYNFGATQLGICFGLAIVSTVIMEIVKIRHKSNK, encoded by the coding sequence ATGTATTATAAACAAAAATATATAGAATCAATACAAAACCTAAATTCAGATTTAAAAGGATTAAGTACAGAAGAGGTTAAAAAGAGATTAGAACAGAACGGATATAATGAATTAAAGGAAACAAAAAAAGTTCCTACATGGAAACTTTTTTTAGAAAGTTTTAAGGACCCTTTAATTATAATTCTTTTGATTGCAGCGATAGTTCAAATATTTTTAGGCGAAGTTGTAGAATCAATAATAATACTTATAGTAATAATATTAAACTCAGTACTTGGAGTAACACAAACTAAAAAAGCAGAAGGATCATTAGAAAGCCTTAAAAAGCTATCCGCCCCACAAGCTAAAGTAATTAGAAATAATCATAAATTAAGTATACCAGCAAGGGAATTAGTAGTAGGTGATATAGTACTTTTAGAAGCAGGAGACTATATACCTGCAGACGGAAGAATTATAGAAGCACAAACACTAAAGATTGTAGAAGGGATGCTAACAGGGGAGTCAGAACCAGTTTTAAAACACAATGAAAAGATTGATGAAGATGTAGGTATTGGTGACCAAAGAAATATGGTTTTTAGTGGATCTTTAGTTGTATATGGTAGAGGAAGCTTTATAGTTACATCTACAGGTATGAATACAGAGATGGGTAAAGTTGCAGGTTTACTAGAAACGGCAGAAAATAAGCAAACACCATTACAAGAAAAATTAGATGAGTTTGGGAAAAAATTAGGAATTGCAATTGTAGGTATTGCAGTACTTATATTTATAATACAGGTAGTAAGAGGATTTATAGGTGGAGCAGCAGTAGATAGAAGTAAAGTTATAATAGATTCGTTTATGTTTGCTATAGCTGTAGCTGTAGCCGCTATTCCAGAAGCTTTATCATCTATAGTTACGATTGTTTTATCAGTAGGAACAAATGCAATGGCAAAAAAACAAGCTATAGTTAGAAAACTTCCAGCAGTAGAAACTTTAGGTTCAACAAGTGTTATTTGTACTGACAAAACAGGAACTTTAACTCAAAATAAAATGACGGTTGTTGATTTTTATATGTATGAAACATCTAAAGATGATATGGATCCTAATAATATAAATTATTCTTATCATTCAAAAACGCTTACAATAGCTTCTGCAATATGTAATGACTCTAATATAAATAATGAAGGAAAAGAAATAGGAGATCCTACTGAAGTTGCATTAATAAAATTTGCAAATAAACAAAATTTAGATTATAAAAAACTTAGAGAAAAATATGATAGATTAAGCGAAATTCCGTTTGATAGTGATAGAAAACTTATGTCTACTGTAAATGTAATACATGGTGACTCATACATGTTTACAAAAGGAGCTCCAGATGTTGTTTTTGGTAGATGTAAATATGCACTAGTAGATGGAGATACAGTTGAGGTAAATGATACTATATTAAATGCATATAAATCTATGAATGAAGAGTTTTCAAATAGAGCTTTGAGAGTATTAGCTTTTGCTATAAAAGATGTTGAAGATGAGAATTTTGTACCAGCATTAGAAGATGAAGTTGATATGACTTTAGTTGGCCTTATGGCGATGATAGATCCTCCAAGAGAAGAAGTATTTGATGCAGTTAAAGAAGCTAAAAGTGCAGGGATAAAAACAGTAATGATAACAGGTGACCATAAAACTACAGCAGCTGCAATAGCTAAAGATATTGGCATAATGGAAACAGATGATATTGCTTTAACAGGTCAAGAATTAGATGCCCTAACTGAAAAAGAGTTAGATGAAAAACTTGAACATATATCAGTATATGCAAGAGTATCTCCTGAGAATAAGATACGTATAGTAAAGGCATGGCAAAATAAAGGCAAAATAACAGCTATGACAGGTGATGGTGTTAATGATGCACCAGCCTTAAAGCAAGCTAATATAGGTATAGGTATGGGAAGTGGGACAGATGTAGCAAAAGATGCTTCAGCTATGATATTAGTTGATGATAATTTTGCAACTATAGTAAATGCAGTTGAAGTTGGTAGAACAGTTTATAAAAATATAAAAAAATCTATAACTTATTTATTTGCAGGTAACTTTGCAGGTATACTAGCTATACTATTTGCAGTTTTTGCAAATTGGGCTAATCCTTTTACAACACTACAGTTGTTATTTATAAACTTAATAACAGATTCATTACCAGCAATTGCTTTAGGATTTGAAAATCCTGAAAAAAATATAATGTCTAAAGAACCTAGAGATCCAAATGAAAGTATATTAGCTGGTGGCACAATACAGGCTGTAGCTTTTAGAGGTGTGACTATAGCAATACTTGTAATATTAGCTCAATATATAGGAATGAAGATATCTCCAGAAGTAGGAACAGCAATGGCATTTTCAACTATTACTTTAGCTAGAATTTTACAGACATTACCTGCTAGATCAAATGAATATACATTAATTGAATTAGGTGCATTTTCTAATATGTATGTAATATATGCAGTATTAACTTGTCTTTTAATTTTTAGTTTAACATTGCTTCCATTTTTAAGAGATATATTCTCTATACCGTATAATTTTGGAGCAACTCAATTAGGAATATGCTTTGGATTAGCAATAGTATCTACAGTAATAATGGAAATAGTAAAGATAAGACATAAAAGTAATAAATAA
- the pdaA gene encoding delta-lactam-biosynthetic de-N-acetylase, with protein sequence MNSKNSKTYLIIGFFVLAVGILVGTNFHMINKSKTQILNDDLSTQEYSWYFNPRNDGKQPDPIKEASFFKKYNSYYVGDPNEKVIYLSFDAGYENGTTESILNTLKKHNAKAQFFVVESYIRNNPDLIKRMEKEGHLVCNHSKNHPSMAQITDFEKFKSEIVSVEEAYKEVTGKEMPKYFRPPMGKFSEKSLKYTQDLGYSSVFWSFAYVDWYNDKQPTHEYAKEKIYSRTHPGAIVLLHPNSKTNTEILDEVLTHWEQEGYKLKTLDYLVKKDNTTKK encoded by the coding sequence ATGAATAGCAAAAATTCAAAAACTTATTTAATTATAGGATTTTTTGTTCTTGCAGTTGGTATTTTAGTTGGAACTAATTTTCATATGATTAATAAGTCAAAAACGCAAATATTAAACGACGATTTAAGTACACAGGAATATAGCTGGTACTTCAACCCTAGAAATGATGGAAAGCAACCAGATCCTATAAAAGAAGCTAGCTTTTTTAAAAAGTATAATTCATATTATGTAGGAGATCCAAATGAAAAAGTAATATACTTATCATTTGATGCTGGTTATGAAAATGGTACTACAGAAAGTATTCTTAATACGCTAAAAAAACATAATGCAAAAGCACAATTTTTCGTTGTCGAAAGCTATATAAGAAATAATCCAGATTTAATAAAGAGAATGGAAAAAGAAGGTCATCTTGTATGCAATCATTCTAAAAATCATCCTTCTATGGCTCAAATAACTGACTTTGAAAAATTCAAATCTGAAATAGTAAGTGTCGAAGAAGCTTATAAAGAGGTCACAGGTAAAGAAATGCCTAAATATTTTAGACCTCCTATGGGCAAATTTAGTGAAAAATCTCTAAAATATACTCAAGATTTAGGATATAGTTCGGTTTTTTGGAGCTTTGCATATGTAGATTGGTATAATGATAAACAGCCTACCCATGAATATGCTAAAGAAAAAATATACTCAAGAACTCATCCAGGTGCAATAGTTTTACTTCATCCAAACTCAAAAACAAACACAGAAATTCTAGATGAAGTATTAACTCACTGGGAACAAGAAGGGTACAAATTAAAAACACTAGATTATTTAGTTAAAAAAGATAATACTACAAAAAAATAA
- a CDS encoding DJ-1 family glyoxalase III yields MKKVLVMLADGFEEIEAIAVVDILRRANVVCDMCSINKEYVKGTHNILIKSDCCIDDINASEYDAIVLPGGLPGATNLNDERVKEFVNELDNEGKIVGAICAAPETLEAFGILKGKKCTSYPGFIKNRNDIIYIEDIVVKDENIITSRGPATSMIFGLEILKTLGYENEAEELKEGMMINFYNKIVK; encoded by the coding sequence ATGAAAAAAGTATTAGTAATGTTAGCAGATGGATTTGAAGAAATAGAGGCTATAGCTGTTGTAGATATATTAAGAAGAGCTAATGTAGTTTGTGATATGTGCTCTATAAATAAAGAATATGTAAAAGGTACACATAATATATTGATAAAATCAGATTGTTGTATAGATGATATAAATGCAAGTGAATATGATGCAATAGTACTACCTGGTGGATTACCTGGAGCAACTAATTTAAATGATGAAAGAGTAAAAGAATTTGTTAATGAACTGGATAATGAAGGAAAGATAGTAGGGGCTATATGTGCAGCGCCAGAAACGCTAGAAGCATTTGGTATATTAAAAGGTAAAAAGTGTACTTCATATCCTGGGTTTATAAAAAATAGAAATGATATAATTTATATAGAAGATATTGTTGTCAAAGATGAGAATATAATAACTAGTAGAGGTCCAGCTACATCAATGATATTTGGATTAGAAATATTAAAAACTTTAGGTTATGAAAATGAAGCTGAAGAATTAAAAGAAGGCATGATGATTAACTTTTACAATAAAATAGTAAAATAA
- a CDS encoding VanW family protein, with amino-acid sequence MDNEKDDMKKTDEDKDKEAHEDINTKLELELEKTENNIVDEESVENQTEDENKKEETNLNKNTKENLLKKINEKRKLCIGILILLVIIFSVIIKATVSKYDNVVYPGAYIYKVEISNLNKDQLLKKLVEIKSEIGDREIQIMAKDKTYKLKINMIIKDYNENELAQKILNEYNDKNIIQKFIAIISKKEKLYAFNIDINDKFLSEEVNTISTKTNLKSEEPKIIIDGENITIKEGKKGLKLDERALTKDIIMSLSSNGVYKNNISIEGKYIDDNPTIDTKELSQVNHKISTYTTTYSPGGGRGSNVATAAQKIDDILLMPGDEFSYEDVVGPVTQGNGYTYAPVISNGELIQGIGGGVCQVSSTLYNTQLKAGILPTERRNHSKPVSYVPRGLDATLATGSIDYKFKNTHKYPIVINTYTGGGRLTIEFWSNEKALEGVDYKPVGYVSGNVANTYLYGYDKDGKKIYEKHIDTSVYR; translated from the coding sequence ATGGATAATGAAAAAGATGATATGAAAAAAACAGATGAAGATAAAGATAAGGAAGCTCATGAAGATATAAATACAAAACTCGAACTTGAATTAGAAAAAACAGAAAATAATATAGTAGATGAAGAAAGTGTAGAAAACCAAACTGAGGATGAAAATAAAAAAGAAGAAACTAATTTAAATAAAAATACTAAGGAAAATTTATTAAAGAAAATAAATGAAAAAAGAAAGCTATGCATAGGTATTTTAATTTTATTAGTTATAATTTTTTCTGTAATTATAAAAGCCACTGTATCTAAATACGATAATGTGGTATATCCTGGTGCCTATATATATAAAGTAGAAATTTCGAATTTAAATAAAGATCAACTTTTAAAAAAGCTAGTTGAAATTAAGTCTGAAATAGGAGATAGAGAGATACAGATAATGGCTAAAGATAAAACATATAAATTAAAAATAAATATGATAATTAAAGACTACAATGAAAATGAGTTAGCACAAAAAATTTTAAATGAATACAATGACAAAAATATAATACAAAAATTTATTGCGATAATATCTAAAAAAGAAAAACTATATGCATTTAATATAGATATAAATGATAAATTTTTAAGTGAAGAAGTTAATACTATATCTACAAAAACCAATCTAAAAAGTGAAGAACCTAAAATTATAATAGATGGTGAAAATATAACAATTAAAGAAGGTAAAAAAGGATTAAAATTAGATGAAAGAGCATTGACAAAAGATATAATAATGAGTTTAAGTAGCAATGGTGTATATAAAAATAATATATCTATAGAAGGAAAGTATATTGATGATAACCCAACAATAGATACAAAAGAATTATCACAAGTTAATCATAAAATTTCTACTTATACAACAACATATTCTCCAGGGGGAGGAAGAGGTAGTAATGTAGCTACAGCAGCCCAAAAAATAGATGATATACTTTTAATGCCTGGGGATGAATTTTCATATGAAGATGTAGTTGGTCCTGTAACACAAGGCAATGGATATACATATGCACCTGTAATTAGCAATGGAGAATTGATACAAGGAATAGGTGGAGGTGTATGCCAGGTTTCATCCACATTATATAATACTCAGTTAAAAGCAGGTATACTTCCTACAGAAAGAAGAAATCATTCAAAGCCAGTAAGTTATGTACCAAGAGGTTTAGATGCAACTTTGGCGACTGGAAGTATTGACTATAAATTTAAAAATACTCATAAATATCCTATAGTAATAAATACGTATACAGGAGGAGGTAGACTTACAATAGAATTTTGGTCAAATGAAAAAGCTTTAGAAGGTGTAGATTACAAACCTGTAGGTTACGTAAGTGGAAATGTAGCTAATACATATCTTTATGGATATGACAAAGATGGCAAAAAAATTTATGAAAAGCATATAGACACAAGTGTTTATAGATAA
- a CDS encoding YitT family protein produces the protein MRSKKQILKSIVLIILGSTILSFGSYNFNYQNSVTEGGVLGLILLIKNVFDISPSITSLMIDLSLFALGSKFFGKKFLLYSMLSTASFSTTYKIWENIGFLVPSFQNNMLIASILAGIGVGIGVGLVVRGGGAAGGDDVIALLGNKFTKFKVNHIYLFTDAVVLIMSLVYLDIKQVFFSIIAVSISGKLISMLYNENDESENNDKDDEYTEESLMI, from the coding sequence TTGCGGTCAAAAAAACAAATCTTAAAAAGTATAGTATTGATAATTTTAGGATCTACTATACTATCATTTGGGAGTTATAATTTTAACTATCAAAACAGTGTTACAGAAGGTGGAGTTTTAGGATTAATACTTTTAATAAAAAATGTATTTGATATATCTCCATCAATAACGAGCTTAATGATAGACTTATCATTATTTGCATTAGGATCTAAATTCTTTGGAAAGAAATTTTTACTTTATTCAATGCTTTCAACAGCTAGCTTTTCGACAACGTATAAAATTTGGGAAAATATAGGGTTTTTAGTTCCAAGTTTTCAAAATAACATGTTAATAGCAAGTATATTAGCAGGAATTGGAGTAGGGATTGGAGTAGGCTTAGTAGTTAGAGGAGGAGGAGCTGCAGGCGGAGATGATGTAATCGCACTTTTAGGCAATAAGTTTACAAAGTTTAAAGTAAACCATATATACCTATTTACAGATGCAGTAGTTTTAATAATGTCTCTAGTTTATCTAGATATTAAACAAGTGTTTTTCTCTATTATAGCAGTTAGTATTAGTGGTAAATTAATAAGCATGCTTTATAATGAAAATGATGAAAGTGAAAATAATGATAAAGATGATGAATATACAGAAGAATCATTAATGATATAA
- a CDS encoding TIGR01212 family radical SAM protein (This family includes YhcC from E. coli K-12, an uncharacterized radical SAM protein.) — protein MTKFKYAFDNKRYHTWNYYLRNTFGEKVFKVSINAGFTCPNIDGKVSFGGCTYCSKEGSGDFAGNPNDNLIKQFDDITQMMHKKWQNAKYIGYFQAYTNTYAPLNILKEKYETILGLDNVIGLSISTRPDCLPDDVVEYLGELNEKTNLWVELGLQTIHDKTSKLINRGHDYKSFVEGVEKLKAKNIKVVVHIINGLPGEDYNMMMETAKAVANMGVDGIKIHLLHVIKDTPMEKMLNNNMMTLMEQDEYIKLVCDQLEILPETMIVHRLTGDGKRDELVGPLWSLKKWEVLNAIDDELKQRDSYQGCKFNK, from the coding sequence TTGACAAAATTCAAATATGCTTTTGATAATAAAAGGTATCATACATGGAATTACTATCTTAGAAATACGTTCGGCGAAAAAGTATTTAAGGTTTCTATAAATGCTGGTTTTACATGCCCTAATATAGATGGAAAGGTTAGCTTTGGAGGATGTACTTACTGTAGCAAAGAAGGGTCAGGTGACTTTGCTGGAAACCCTAATGACAATTTAATTAAGCAGTTTGATGATATAACTCAAATGATGCATAAAAAATGGCAAAATGCCAAATATATAGGATATTTCCAAGCCTATACTAATACTTATGCACCTTTAAATATATTGAAGGAAAAGTACGAGACAATACTAGGTCTTGATAATGTAATAGGTCTTTCAATATCAACAAGACCTGACTGTTTACCTGATGACGTAGTTGAGTATTTAGGTGAGCTTAATGAAAAAACCAATTTATGGGTAGAGCTAGGTCTTCAAACTATTCATGATAAAACTTCAAAACTTATAAATAGAGGACATGATTATAAATCTTTTGTTGAAGGCGTAGAAAAATTAAAGGCTAAAAACATAAAAGTTGTCGTTCATATCATAAATGGACTTCCTGGAGAAGATTATAATATGATGATGGAGACAGCTAAGGCTGTCGCTAATATGGGTGTAGATGGAATAAAGATTCATCTTCTACATGTCATTAAAGATACTCCAATGGAAAAAATGTTAAATAATAATATGATGACTTTAATGGAACAAGATGAATATATAAAACTAGTTTGTGATCAGCTTGAGATTTTACCAGAAACTATGATAGTTCATAGACTGACTGGAGATGGAAAAAGAGATGAGCTTGTTGGACCTTTATGGAGCTTGAAAAAATGGGAAGTTTTAAATGCTATAGATGATGAGTTAAAACAACGTGATTCATATCAAGGTTGTAAGTTTAACAAATAA
- a CDS encoding MerR family transcriptional regulator: protein MKDYYKIGEISKIYAIGRDSLMYYEEIGILKPFRDNNGYRMYKISDIWRLNLIKELRSLNFPMKKIKEYLDDRSIESTNKILNEEINLIEDKIKELVNHKQNITKRINSIHDVRNNSNFNKIELTYIDERKAIKLNADIKKDEEVDFLIQKLQKEYETRFNILGNNNIGAIFSLEKINKGIYNEFKSVFCLLENQEEVFNIIVEEGYYVTLTYRGAYKNNQKYLSDMFKYIKDNNYKILGDPIEIYKIDIHETGIVDEFITEIQIPVKI, encoded by the coding sequence ATGAAAGATTATTATAAGATAGGTGAAATTTCTAAAATTTATGCAATAGGAAGAGATTCATTAATGTATTACGAAGAAATAGGAATTTTAAAACCATTTAGAGATAACAATGGATATAGGATGTATAAAATATCAGATATATGGAGATTGAACTTAATAAAAGAATTGAGAAGTTTAAATTTTCCAATGAAAAAAATTAAGGAATATTTAGATGATAGAAGTATAGAAAGTACAAATAAGATACTAAATGAAGAAATAAATTTAATTGAAGACAAGATAAAAGAGTTAGTTAACCATAAACAAAATATAACTAAAAGGATTAACTCAATTCATGATGTTAGAAATAATTCTAATTTTAATAAGATAGAATTAACATATATAGATGAAAGGAAGGCAATAAAGCTAAATGCAGATATAAAAAAAGATGAAGAAGTTGATTTCTTAATTCAAAAGCTACAAAAAGAATATGAAACTAGATTTAATATTCTAGGAAATAATAATATAGGCGCAATATTTTCTTTAGAAAAAATAAATAAAGGAATATATAATGAATTTAAGTCAGTATTTTGCCTATTAGAAAATCAAGAAGAAGTTTTTAATATAATAGTAGAAGAAGGCTACTATGTTACTTTGACATATAGAGGAGCTTATAAAAATAATCAAAAATATCTAAGTGATATGTTTAAGTATATAAAGGATAATAATTATAAAATTTTAGGAGATCCTATTGAAATTTATAAAATAGATATACATGAAACTGGGATTGTAGATGAATTTATAACTGAGATACAGATACCTGTAAAAATATAA